From Nematostella vectensis chromosome 14, jaNemVect1.1, whole genome shotgun sequence, a single genomic window includes:
- the LOC116602213 gene encoding uncharacterized protein LOC116602213, translated as MGIKKRMLRGVAIAQITVGAVMFILGCVNQNTYKNRRVYREGDVQDNTREIAAESAIGIWGGIWMIASGTIGVICSTRPNKPMVIVNFSLSIIASVVAFAALTLYAVVLKERYEVNGCHDYKFLISRERKYMDDCHSGLALNAVL; from the exons ATGGGGATAAAAAAGCGTATGTTACGAGGTGTGGCCATCGCACAGATCACCGTCGGTGCAGTCATGTTCATACTAGGGTGCGTGAATCAAAACACGTACAAGAATCGACGGGTTTACAGAGAAGGCGACGTGCAGGACAATACGCGAGAGATTGCTGCAGAATCTGCTATTGGAATTTGGGGCGGAATCTGG ATGATCGCAAGTGGAACAATCGGTGTTATATGCAGCACGAGACCAAATAAACCAATG GTTATTGTGAACTTTTCGCTATCCATTATCGCATCTGTCGTGGCATTCGCCGCCCTCACGTTGTACGCCGTGGTACTGAAAGAGCGGTATGAAGTCAATGGCTGCCACGATTACAAGTTCCTTATTTCtcgagaaagaaaatatatggaTGACTGTCACTCTGGCCTCGCTCTGAATGCTGTCCTCTAG
- the LOC116602214 gene encoding uncharacterized protein LOC116602214: protein MTNQRKHPGARFNKKQRFSRGELDTTMAFRGMQKVAIAQLTIGSLVLIFGIVNQVTYKNRLVARIHDTYGPLKVDDTKEFAAKYAIGIWGGIWILINGTIGWLCCKQQPPRPFIAKLLVASFACSILAFAIAVTAVALYAVVLHEWYGKHSKGCELYQYLSFVTRNGKFEKDCYVGLMLNILLIICFVLELILSVLSAAFSVFGFRETQQAAQDQGRLPNPVVITQGPVGAPTSFIQQPLVYFTCPPQQGDQPSKEPAVACTNPAFTSNP, encoded by the exons ATGACCAATCAGAGAAAACATCCTGGTGCAAGGTTTAATAAAAAGCAGCGTTTTTCGCGGGGAGAGTTAGATACAACTATGGCGTTTCGGGGGATGCAAAAGGTTGCTATAGCACAGCTAACTATCGGCTCTCTCGTGCTTATATTTGGGATTGTAAATCAGGTCACGTACAAAAACAGACTTGTTGCAAGAATCCACGACACATATGGCCCATTAAAAGTCGATGACACAAAGGAGTTTGCTGCAAAATATGCCATTGGAATCTGGGGCGGTATTTGG ATATTGATAAATGGAACGATTGGCTGGTTGTGCTGTAAGCAACAACCACCGAGGCCATTCATAGCCAAACTATTG GTTGCGAGTTTCGCTTGTTCTATCCTCGCGTTTGCTATCGCCGTAACTGCCGTTGCCCTATACGCTGTGGTTCTCCACGAGTGGTACGGAAAGCATTCGAAAGGCTGCGAACTGTATCAGTATCTTTCATTCGTCACAAGAAATGGCAAGTTTGAGAAAGACTGTTACGTGGGCCTCATGCTAAATATTCTACTCAtcatttgctttgttttggagCTTATATTGAGCGTCTTGTCAGCGGCTTTCAGCGTGTTTGGCTTCAGGGAGACG CAACAAGCCGCGCAAGATCAAGGGCGGCTCCCCAACCCAGTTGTGATTACCCAGGGTCCCGTTGGAGCTCCGACAAGCTTCATTCAACAGCCTCTTGTATACTTCACTTGTCCACCACAACAGGGTGACCAACCGAGCAAGGAACCAGCTGTGGCCTGCACAAAC